In the genome of Spodoptera frugiperda isolate SF20-4 chromosome 22, AGI-APGP_CSIRO_Sfru_2.0, whole genome shotgun sequence, one region contains:
- the LOC118279947 gene encoding aldo-keto reductase AKR2E4-like isoform X2: protein MARVNIPSFTLNDGTKIPALGYGTWLGMDAKFEFSAEGMPQMMEALSYAIDIGYRHIDTAHLYRVEPEVGKIIDKKIKDGVVKREDLFVTTKVWHHFHREADVEVSVRGSLRRLNLDYVDLVLMHWPMSISQDGVDEKIDYLETWRGFESVLSKGLAKSIGVSNFNVEQMKRLLANCKVPPSTNQVEINLNLGQKELVDYCQANNVVVVAYSPFGTMVPSRSAPNSPEPKLNNPTMIAIGKKYGKSVTQVTLRYLYQRGIVSIPKTVTPSRVVENASIFDFELDKGDMETIAKFDNGFRTVRPFFWQDYQNYPFEKIPDKMEIPESLRIWKNGLNLDID from the exons TTTGAATTCAGCGCTGAAGGCATGCCACAAATGATGGAAGCTCTATCCTACGCCATAGACATCGGATATAGGCACATAGACACAGCCCACCTCTATAGAGTAGAACCAGAGGTCGGTAAAATCATAGACAAGAAAATCAAAGATGGTGTTGTGAAGAGAGAAGATCTGTTTGTTACTACTAAG GTGTGGCACCACTTCCACCGCGAGGCTGACGTGGAGGTGTCAGTGCGAGGGTCGCTGCGGCGCCTCAACCTGGACTACGTGGACCTGGTACTCATGCACTGGCCCATGTCTATCTCG CAAGATGGAGTAGACGAAAAGATCGACTACCTAGAAACCTGGCGTGGGTTCGAGTCCGTGCTGAGCAAAGGTCTCGCCAAGTCCATTGGAGTGTCCAACTTCAATGTAGAACAGATGAAGAGACTCCTGGCCAACTGCAAGGTTCCACCTTCCACCAATCAGGTTGAG ATAAACCTGAACCTGGGTCAGAAGGAGCTAGTAGACTACTGCCAGGCAAACAATGTGGTGGTGGTGGCGTACTCCCCCTTCGGGACGATGGTGCCGTCCCGCAGCGCCCCCAACTCGCCCGAACCGAAGCTCAACAACCCCACCATGATTGCTATTGGCAAGAAGTACGGCAAGTCCGTCACTCAAGTCACTTTGAGATACTTG TACCAACGCGGCATAGTAAGTATCCCGAAAACGGTGACCCCATCCCGAGTCGTAGAGAACGCCTCCATTTTTGACTTCGAGCTGGATAAGGGAGACATGGAGACTATTGCCAAGTTCGACAATGGATTCCGAACCGTTCGCCCATTCTTCTGGCAGGACTACCAGAATTACCCATTCGAGAAGATTCCAGATAAAATGGAAATTCCAGAGTCTTTGCGAATCTGGAAGAATGGATTGAATTTGGACATtgattag